In Methanocella paludicola SANAE, the sequence TGCTCGCTTACCGCATGCCCGGGAACTACGAGAAGCCCCGGTGGCTGGACCGGGAATCGGTCTACAGGATGGACGAGGCCACGTACCCGGACACCTGGGATAACGTCGACCTGCGGAACAAGGTCATCGTTTTTTCGCCCCACACCCCCGACCCCGTCCTCTACGGGATCAGGGGCAACAGCCCCGAAGTGCTCGTGGAAGCCCGGAAAATGCTCGTCACTGAGCCCGCGGAGCGCTCCCAGATATTCATCACCAACCAGGGCACCGACATGCACCTCGTCGAGGCGAGAATCGCCGACGTCAGGAACGACCGCTCCTATATCTTAAAGGGCTTCGTCTGCGAGGAGCCCCGCGCCATCGAGGGCGGCCACGTGTTCTTTAAGATGGAGCAGGCCGGGGCCTGCATCGAGTGCGCCGCCTTCGAGCCCACCAAGAACTTCCGGGAGATCGTGAAAAAATTAATAAGAGGCGACGAAGTCCGCGTCTTCGGAAGCGTGAAGAACGGCACGGTGAACCTGGAAAAGCTCGAGATCGTAAAGCTCGCCGAGCTCGTTAAAACCACGCCCCCGAAGTGCCCCGTTTGCGGCAAGAGCATGGAGTCCGTAGGTAAAGATAGGGGTTACCGGTGCCGGAAGTGCGGGGCAAAGCGGGCGCTTCCTGTTTTCGAAAGGGTAAAAAGGGATCTGGAGACGGGGCTGTACGAGGTGCCGCCGTCGGCGAGAAGGCACCTCGCGAAGCAAATTATAAGGATAAAGGAGCCCTGGTGCAGGACGCACCCGGGCCGGTAAAAAAATTATTCCTGGTGCACGAGCACGGTCAGCAGGTCCCTGTCCAGTAAAAGCCCGTCCAGCTTATTGTCGGCCGTAATGACCGGCACCTGCTCGATGCGGTTCCGGCGCATCTTCTTGGCGCAGTCGGACACGGGCGTCTTGTGGAAGGCGGTGATGACGTCCTTGACCATGACGCTCTTCACCGGGACGTCGGGCAGCTTGATGCGCGACACGCCGTAGTAGAGCTGCATGGTGTCCCGCATGCTCTCCCAGGTCCACTTGTCCTCGTCGCTGGCGGATGACATGTCGGACCTCTCCACGGAGTCCTCGATGCGGCTCATGTTGATGAGGTCGGTGATCGTTATGATGCCGGTGAGCTCGCCCTTGCTGTTGAGCACTGGCAGCGCGTCGTGCTTGGAAAGCCTGATTATTTCGCTCACCACGCTGACGGGGGTGTCCTCCCAGACCGCGACGATGCCGTTCTTGACGTACGCCTTGATGGGCGCAGTGATGTCCATCTGGCCGATGGCCCCGACGATGTCGGCCACGGTCACGATGCCGACCAGCTTGTTCTTCACGACCACGGGTAATCGTCTTAATCCGGTCATCAGCAGGATTCTGGCTGCCTCGGAGAGCGGCGCGTCCGGGGTGATGGTCACCGGGTCCCGGGTCATCAGGAGAGCGATCTGCTCTTCGGTCGGATGCTTCAGCAGGTCGATACGGGTGACGATGCCGAGAAGAGTCCCCTCCTTTACGACGGGTACTGCGGAGATACGCTCCTTCTGCATGAGATCGAGCACCTCGTCCCGGGAGCCCGGGAT encodes:
- a CDS encoding tRNA(Ile)(2)-agmatinylcytidine synthase: MLYVGIDDTDSKCGMCTTYLAAVLAGRLEAFGLHGYPRLIRLNPNIKYKTRGNAALCLVLERGPADEVERIVVRAVEEYARFDDENTNPGVVIHEGEIPEDVRAFAIRVVRDVVDIQEALLLARRHGMRVHRFKNGRGVIGALASIGLDLYDHTYELLAYRMPGNYEKPRWLDRESVYRMDEATYPDTWDNVDLRNKVIVFSPHTPDPVLYGIRGNSPEVLVEARKMLVTEPAERSQIFITNQGTDMHLVEARIADVRNDRSYILKGFVCEEPRAIEGGHVFFKMEQAGACIECAAFEPTKNFREIVKKLIRGDEVRVFGSVKNGTVNLEKLEIVKLAELVKTTPPKCPVCGKSMESVGKDRGYRCRKCGAKRALPVFERVKRDLETGLYEVPPSARRHLAKQIIRIKEPWCRTHPGR
- a CDS encoding CBS domain-containing protein produces the protein MKQILTVDDIMIKNVKSIEIPGSRDEVLDLMQKERISAVPVVKEGTLLGIVTRIDLLKHPTEEQIALLMTRDPVTITPDAPLSEAARILLMTGLRRLPVVVKNKLVGIVTVADIVGAIGQMDITAPIKAYVKNGIVAVWEDTPVSVVSEIIRLSKHDALPVLNSKGELTGIITITDLINMSRIEDSVERSDMSSASDEDKWTWESMRDTMQLYYGVSRIKLPDVPVKSVMVKDVITAFHKTPVSDCAKKMRRNRIEQVPVITADNKLDGLLLDRDLLTVLVHQE